Below is a genomic region from Helianthus annuus cultivar XRQ/B chromosome 2, HanXRQr2.0-SUNRISE, whole genome shotgun sequence.
AGGAAGACTTTTCGAGAAAGCATCGAAAAAAGAATGAACCACCACAAACACCCGATGTTTCAACACCTACTTGGAAAAGTATCCCATACAGCCCTTGACTTGTCGAGGGGAGAGGCAATTAGGAAGCTAGATGTCTTGGAGCGCTTTCattcatcatgtggttgccaaATGTGGTACAGTTGTGGGTTGCCCTGTGCTTGTAGGATAGAAAAGTACATGTGTGAAGGTAATAATTGTTAAACGTACAACACTTGTGTGATATATTTCCGTTAATCATGTGACTTAAACAATGTTGTTTTTAACCGTGTAGAGCGTCCGAAGACATAGATGTCTTCTGGCGGAAACTTAACttccaaagttgtaaattgatagACGATAACGTTGACGTGGTCGAAGAGCTAAATATTGTTAGACAACAATTAGAGTCGCACCCCCCAGCTCAGCAAAAAAGCCTGATGTCAAAGATTAAAGCGGTGTTGACTCCAAAGAAATCTACCAAGAAACCACCGGTTGTCCAACAAAATACTCGTGGCCGACCAACAACAAAGCAGGTACAACAAAGGTTGGACGAGGCCTCTCGTATAGATGAATAATTGAGAAGAAGCTCCTTCGGTGATGCAAACACGTGCTTTGAAGGTTCCAGACAAAGTAAGTACGATAAACCTCGCCACAGCTCGTACGTTCCGTCACAGGCCTCTCAAAAGTCGGttataaggtcccaaaaacccaaagcgagcctaagccgttcaaagagttctaagaagaaagagacacgAGATGATCACGGTTTTCCTTTAATCATTGGGGACGAGTACGTGGGAATTATCGAACGGTTTAAGTCTGCCATTCCACCAGTGTTTCATCCGCACGTCTCGTGCGTACGAGATGTGATGTTGGACGATCATTGTGGGTTTCGGTCTGTGGTTGTGGGCTTAGGTATGGATCAGAGTTCATGGGGGCTCATTCGAAGGGACCTTGTCCAAGAAATGGATCAGAACGAATCGATCTGGTTCCCAATATTTGAAGCATGGGATGAAGGCTACTTTTACAGGCATCGTCATAGCCTAATTTGGAATTCAGTGTCCGGTTGTGGGGAGGATCACTGGATGGACTTCCCCTTAGCAGGACTTCTTATTGCACAAACGTATGGTATCGGGGTGCACCTGTTAACGACAACCATGGGTGCGAGTTCCACTTACTTCCCGATACTAAGTCCTCCGGCTAATCAACAACCATTATTCATAAGGCTTACACATGTTAACGAGATCCACTTCATACATGTTAAGCTGGAAGGGGATTATCCTATGCCACCAGCACACGGGCTATGGTTGACCCACCGAAGACCCCATATGGAACAATGGGAAGATATGTACTTGCCACGTCTAGAATGGTATACATCGATAATGAATCCTCCGCCTAGATTAAACCCCAGTCTTAATTACATAGATAGTTATACGgaagaatgatttttgtaattaatagtattttttgaaattaatagtattttttgtaattaatagtattttttttgtaTTAATTCCTATAATTTTCTACAATttctataatttttattataatttctaTCATTATTCTATAATTATAATTCATTAAAACAGTTTaataacatttttataaaaaattacaaatataCGACACGTATAGAGCTAGACGTGTCGTATATGATTGACTAAAAGACCATTTAGCCCCTGATATGCCTCCAATCTAGGCTTATTTCAAGGGCTAAAAAGTCATTCTACCTTCACCAGACGCCTCATATAGATCTATACGGGTCGTCTATTTGAGCGGGTTTttgaaaatttgaattttgaatatcaaaatttgaattttttgaaaAAGGACGATTCGTATAGACTTATACGTGTAGTCTATTGGGGCGGCaacaattcttttttttttttaatttgaattttgaaaatattttatgTTAATTACTAATATACCACTGAAAGTCCCCAGTATAGCCCTTTAATAGGGGCTTAAAGGTAATTTAAAAAGCTAGACGACGCGTATAGATCTATACGACCCATACAACTAACTGAGGCGGCAACTTTTACactttttccttttttaattattaaaaatgtttattaaatgaccattttgcccctgtaAAGGCCCAGTATAGGCCTTagtcaggggcaaaatggtaattaaccactCCAGAAATATCTTCTTGGattggttaattaccattttgcccctgaataATGTCTATACGGTGGGCTATACAGGGGCAAAATAGTCATTTAACAAAAAGGACAGACGACGCGTATAGGTCTGTACGAGTCGTCTATGCCTCGTATAAGGCTGGGGGGGCCTAGACGACCCTGGTTATCACCCccaaacaaaaaacaaacataTATAGGGAGCACACATTGCTATACGCCTCGGATTAGTATTTTGACCGTATTTTCGAAGACTTGAAGCATCACTGCTACGTATTTCATCCTGTATTTTAGTATTTTTGCCTCTTTTTTGCCTTTAGACCGTAGGTTTGCCTTGAAATTTGGTTTTTGTTGGGTTTTGGGTGTTTGAATCAAAATGTTGAAGATGAAGCAGGTAGAACAGGACGCcgagtatagccctatacgagggtTATACGAGGCTctgaaactttttttttgttattaatgttattattattattattattattattattattatacaggttaatgttattattattatcatttattatttttattaatattaatattattattaatattgtttattaattattattaattattattattattattattattgttattgttaatattattattattattattaatattgttattgttgttgttattattatttttgttaatattattattattatttattaattattattattattattattaatgttattattattattgttattattatttatttatttatttattattgtttttatacgTATACGGTATTTATTTGCAGATTGATTATGGAGGACGATCTGATTCAGGTCGATGACATTCACGTAGAGCATCATGGGGCACCGCCGGGGGGTCAGCCGGTCCAGCAGGGTCCACGACGGAGACGGCGGCCGCCTCTGGATACGCTGTAGGGGCATCCGTATCTAGAGTTTCCCGACGGCACCGATGCCGCCCGTCATTGCCAGAAGCTTAGGAGGATGCACATTGGATCGCATGCAGCGATCGACTGGGATGCGATAGATGGGATTGCTGAGACGCCGAGAGTGCGTCGGTTTATACCTGTCGATTCGCCGTGGCATCGTCTTTTTGATTTGGCGCACACGCCGACCTACAGGGAGTTGCTGGTCGAGTTCCTTTCGTCATTCACATTTCACGCTCCTGGGGTCCCAGTGCCGCTTCCGCACCCAGGTGCTCCCCCTCCGCCTGAGGTTTCTTTCAGGCTCGCTGGTGTTATGCGTTCGATGACGCTAGCAGAGTTTGCGGTGCATTGTGGTTTATACATGCAGGGGGAGATTGAGACTGAGgtttatgtgacacctgtgttaccacgaccatcaaacaaataccaagccgatgaaatattgtatttcatacttgggatcttctataaatatgtgtatcttttgcacatatcaattcttgttcaaattcaaactctacaccgctttctggagaattatacgcaaactggtgcgtaaacgtattCAGTTTAAttcgacaaatactccggaacatcaacatatacttaacataccttaaataacctttacataacttagaaataagttttgaagactttggtatggcaaaaacaagttaattcgcttacagggactaaacttgacaaactgcgaaagtatgccaatttgaactgtaacaaacattccggaacatgtccataagttaaaataccataaatatcctttacatagcttagaaataggctttgaggtgttcggtgtgctaaaataaacttttggatcattcagggactaatagtgtcaaaaagtgcataagtttgcactttcacgcataacttacattctgaatacatccggacatccaaaaatttatgtaagcatcctaatattatgccctggtgtttggcatgagaaaaatccattcgtcgcgacatttggatcgtctttcgcgcttatgcgcattccgtcgtaattaagcgaacatcgcgttcgtacgaccaaacgaactgacatccgacatatttttgagcatgtttcatgtccacaatgtttaggcatcattttagggccttaaagttggctttacgggccttagaagtgtcggaaatggcctaaatatgcaacagggaccaaaactgccatttctgaaactttgtgcagatcagacatgcccaggcggcccgcctgagttttgtctatatgctgacgcgggccgcgtggcccctggagatgcagaaacttgtttttTGGTTGaagttggcctttcaaacactccaaagggcaatgcccttttacaatctcaggagttaagggtcattatgagccaccacaacatcttgacaagtgtacgcataagatcgtggcacgatattcaagaaacgatcctaacggttttgcttttcctataaataccccccccccatttgtgttaaaacccacaaaactgatcaaagagctctaagttgttgctattgcttcatacctgagctcctggatcaagtttagctttcagggacccttcgtaagtgttctttcgttcttttaatcgctttctagtgctaaagtcaaactctgtttgactttctgcgttgaccagcctatggtcaacacgaagttcgttggaacttcataacgtgagcgtgatcacgatggttatggtccgtagtgactatacctactgattaccacgttatctaggctcagtgacgagtcgtagttttggccaaaatgcgcattcttgcgtatttagtaaccaaactactcgtgagtatcaaaaccgtttgttttgataccaaacctgttttctaaacttagttaagcatgttctaacatgcttagctcgtcacttttagtttagtgcttatatagggtcgtaagttaagcgatctaaacaatcggttatactttcgaacccgacccatttggtcgatcattaggatctgaccaaacacattaggtgaccatagctgtaaccttccgaggttataccttatggtcacgatgttaggcgttccaaacacgttctacgcgaatgacgcgttaagatagcataa
It encodes:
- the LOC110896569 gene encoding uncharacterized protein LOC110896569; translation: MLDDHCGFRSVVVGLGMDQSSWGLIRRDLVQEMDQNESIWFPIFEAWDEGYFYRHRHSLIWNSVSGCGEDHWMDFPLAGLLIAQTYGIGVHLLTTTMGASSTYFPILSPPANQQPLFIRLTHVNEIHFIHVKLEGDYPMPPAHGLWLTHRRPHMEQWEDMYLPRLEWYTSIMNPPPRLNPSLNYIDSYTEE